A genomic region of Papaver somniferum cultivar HN1 chromosome 7, ASM357369v1, whole genome shotgun sequence contains the following coding sequences:
- the LOC113295062 gene encoding heat shock cognate 70 kDa protein 1-like: MKFRLKLLKSKVVHQCVKANTFSQNLNLFSTPSPKTNEANEEEDGTSRGVESETGNKPSTLLPKEVEIGEGQTDEIDKVAGCEAANKQSTSMPKTIVINEDKQDQVNLDDQNVMDGTRTAEIDEATIIAAEAICCYRMAPSEVKEKMATLILHDCPSFALLSQEDPKEESSQKSLSNEDVRERIIEEADKKKSADEEYKKKIESKNGLENYAYNMRNTINDEKIAGKLDPADKKKIENAIEVVIQWLDSNQLAEADVFYDKIKKLESLCNPIIANMYQGGAAGPDMGGFGGMDEDGPSMGGAGSTSAGPKIEEVD, translated from the exons ATGAAGTTCCGTCTGAAGCTCCTGAAAAGCAAAG TCGTACACCAGTGTGTGAAAGCTAATACCTTTTCTCAAAACTTGAATCTTTTTAGCACTCCTTCACCAAAGACCAACGAggcaaatgaagaagaggatggaacAAGCCGAGGAGTTGAGTCTGAAACTGGTAACAAGCCGAG CACTCTTCTGCCAAAGGAAGTTGAAATTGGTGAAGGTCAAACTGATGAAATTGACAAAGTAGCTGGGTGTGAAGCTGCTAACAAGCAAAG tACTTCAATGCCAAAGACAATTGTAATCAATGAAGATAAACAAGACCAAGTGAACCTTGATGACCAGAATGTGATGGATGGTACTCGAACAGCTGAAATTGATGAAGCTACTATAATTGCAGCTGAAGCCATAT gttgttacagAATGGCACCATCTGAAGTGAAGGAAAAGATGGCAACCCTGATTCTCCACGATTGTCCAAGCTTTGCATTATTGAGCCAAGAAGATCCAAAAGAAGAGTCATCGCaaaaatcattatccaatgaaGATGTACGAGAAAGGATCATTGAAGAAGCA GACAAAAAAAAG TCAGCTGATGAAGAATACAAGAAGAAAATTGAGTCGAAGAATGGTTTGGAGAATTATGCTTACAACATGAGAAATACAATCAATGATGAGAAAATTGCTGGGAAATTGGATCCAGCTGACAAGAAGAAGATAGAGAACGCCATTGAAGTTGTTATCCAGTGGCTTGACTCCAACCAGCTTGCAGAGGCTGATGTATTTTATGATAAGATAAAGAAGTTGGAGAGTCTCTGCAACCCAATTATTGCAAACATGTATCAAGGTGGTGCTGCTGGACCTGACATGGGTGGCTTTGGTGGAATGGATGAGGATGGTCCTTCAATGGGTGGTGCTGGTAGCACTAGTGCAGGACCTAAGATTGAGGAAGTTGATTAA
- the LOC113295064 gene encoding glutamic acid-rich protein-like gives MKYDVPPINRRITQEELLKRKAEDNMLAVLQQRRDRIQRRISVAEEKLQSRAEGVASDLDASEDEPVWVPPERKIKPDRRTREIERLVQADLEAERGEEDYWEDYDLDIHPDFVNSLDNDSDEEIEEDSAKDDDDESDNSDKSDDSDESDD, from the coding sequence ATGAAATACGACGTACCCCCTATCAACCGTAGAATAACTCAGGAGGAACTCTTGAAAAGGAAAGCTGAGGATAACATGTTAGCTGTTCTTCAACAACGAAGGGATCGAATTCAGCGCCGGATATCAGTAGCTGAGGAGAAGCTTCAATCTCGTGCTGAGGGTGTAGCTTCAGACTTGGATGCTTCGGAAGACGAACCCGTATGGGTGCCACCGGAGCGCAAAATCAAACCAGACCGGCGCACTAGAGAGATTGAGAGGCTGGTTCAAGCCGACCTTGAGGCTGAGCGCGGAGAAGAAGATTACTGGGAGGACTATGATCTTGATATTCATCCAGACTTCGTCAATAGCCTTGataatgattctgatgaagaaatcgaAGAAGATTCTGcaaaggatgatgatgatgaatccgaTAATTCTGACAAATCTGATGACTCTGACGAATCTGACGATTAA